The stretch of DNA CCGACAGGCAAGACAAATAAATGCCCAGTGCCTAACAGCAGCTACAAGAAATTGGCGGTTCAGTGGTTAAATGAAGCTTTGTGCTTCGTATCAAGTTTTGTGGTGGCAGACAGTTTAGTGCTTCGAAATCGCCAACTTCTTGTAGCTGCAAAACGTTATAGGCAAGCGTATTAGACGACAAAACAACCATTAAACTGACAGACAATTATCGAAATATTGGGACAACATATAAACTTAACAGGGGACTTTTTTCCGACACGACAAACCAACGCTTCTTGTTTTATTTTTTTGCCGACCCGCACTTTTTTAAAAACAATTTTATCCAGCCGCATAAGTGGCACATTTGGTTTTGCCCCGACACAAAAAGCCGACCCTTCGGCAAAACCAAAAGAGCCACTTTTTGCCGACCCACTTTTGAAATTCTGCATTTTTATATAGAAATTCTAAATAATAGTATATCTTTGCTAAACAAATACGTTAATTCTAAGTATGACAGTATTAGGAGAAATATTATCTAAAAAGTCAATTAAAAAGGCTGATGTCTCTCGTAAGACAGGCATCAGCACTTCAAGACTTAGTCAATTGAGCAACAATGAAACAACAAATTTAAAAGTTGAAGAACTTTATCTTATTGCATTAGCTATTGACGTTCCTCCAGTTGAGATTCTTTCTAAAGTTTGTAATCATTTAAAATTAAAGAAAGTAAAATGAGCAAACTTAATTTCATAGACTTATTTGCTGGTGCATCGGGAATGTCCGAAGGTTTTATAAAAGCCGACCTAAACCCAATTGCTCACATAGAAATGAATGAGGAGGCTTGCTTCTCAATAAAAACAAGGGCTGCATATCACTATCTTGCCGAAAATAAGAAGATAAAAATTTACAACGACTATCTACAAGGTAAAATCACAAGGACTGATTTATACAAACAAGTTCCTTCAGAAATTTTAGATTCAGTTTTGAATGTTGAAATCACTGATGATTCAATCAAATCTCTTTTTTCTGAAATAAAAAAACACCAAAAAGGAAAGCAAGTTGACTTGATAATTGGTGGTCCGCCTTGTCAGGCTTATTCTTTATTAGGTAGACACCAAAAAGAAATTGAAAACGACCCGAGAAATAAACTCTACATTCAATACGGGAGATTCCTAAAAGAATTTCAACCTAAAGCATTTGTTTTTGAAAATGTGCCGGGTTTGCTAAGTGCAAACAAAGGCGAACATTTCAAAAATTTAAAAATTTATTTCAAGAAGCTAGGTTACGAAGTTTATCATAAAACACTTGACGCTTCTGATTATGGAGTTTTGCAAGCAAGAAAAAGAGTAATTATAGTCGGTTGGCTTAAAGAAAATGATTTCGGTTTTCCTGAAATTGAAACTCTTCCGAAAAAATATAAAGTGCAAGATGCACTTAATGATTTACCGAAATTACAACCAGGAGAAGGCGAAAGAGTAATGAAATATGAAAGCAAAAAAAATAAATACTTGCAAAAATTTGAGTTGAGAAATGGAGTTGACTTTGTGACGCAACACATTTCAAGACCTCATAACCAAAGAGATTTAGCGATTTATGAATTTGCAATTGAGAAATGGAATGAAGGA from Bacteroidota bacterium encodes:
- a CDS encoding DNA cytosine methyltransferase, whose product is MSKLNFIDLFAGASGMSEGFIKADLNPIAHIEMNEEACFSIKTRAAYHYLAENKKIKIYNDYLQGKITRTDLYKQVPSEILDSVLNVEITDDSIKSLFSEIKKHQKGKQVDLIIGGPPCQAYSLLGRHQKEIENDPRNKLYIQYGRFLKEFQPKAFVFENVPGLLSANKGEHFKNLKIYFKKLGYEVYHKTLDASDYGVLQARKRVIIVGWLKENDFGFPEIETLPKKYKVQDALNDLPKLQPGEGERVMKYESKKNKYLQKFELRNGVDFVTQHISRPHNQRDLAIYEFAIEKWNEGNVRVKYTDLPKDLRTHKNMTSFLDRFKVVNGEGVSHTIVAHIAKDGHYYIHPDIEQCRSISVREAARLQSFPDDFYFEGSRSAAFKQIGNAVPPLMAYAIAQKMKELLCLKTQK
- a CDS encoding helix-turn-helix transcriptional regulator, translating into MTVLGEILSKKSIKKADVSRKTGISTSRLSQLSNNETTNLKVEELYLIALAIDVPPVEILSKVCNHLKLKKVK